In Amycolatopsis jiangsuensis, the following proteins share a genomic window:
- a CDS encoding amidohydrolase family protein, whose translation MFSVDTHTHIISPDTTAYPAAPLGGHRSEWSRERPADLDELLRQADAAGVEHLVLVQASTVYGFDNSYVADQLGRHPGRLSGVCSVDFLSPKAVDDLGHWIGERGFSGVRIRAADGTTAVPTPGRGLDDERMTPVWEFLSRHRVPVCIQMHAQHAPVLAGLLARYPGLTVVLDHAARPRLDAGTDPYPTADGLPRLSETGRVFVKLTPPAVLRAQREAGSAEPLFRALVGEFGAAHVLWGSNFPASAGSLSELAALVRAALPELGDAELALITGGTAARLYGLPATGGR comes from the coding sequence ATGTTCAGCGTCGACACGCACACCCACATCATTTCCCCCGACACCACCGCCTACCCCGCCGCGCCGCTGGGCGGGCACCGCTCGGAATGGTCACGCGAGCGGCCCGCCGACCTCGACGAGCTGCTGCGCCAGGCCGATGCCGCCGGGGTGGAGCACCTCGTGCTGGTCCAGGCTTCGACGGTGTACGGGTTCGACAACAGCTACGTCGCCGACCAGCTGGGCCGGCACCCCGGCCGGCTCAGCGGCGTCTGTTCGGTCGACTTCCTCTCGCCGAAGGCCGTCGACGATCTGGGCCACTGGATCGGCGAACGCGGCTTCTCCGGGGTCCGCATCCGCGCCGCGGACGGGACGACGGCGGTGCCGACCCCGGGCCGCGGGCTCGACGACGAGCGCATGACGCCGGTGTGGGAATTCCTTTCCCGGCACCGGGTTCCGGTGTGCATCCAGATGCACGCCCAGCACGCGCCGGTGCTCGCCGGGCTGCTCGCGCGGTACCCCGGGCTCACCGTGGTCCTCGACCACGCGGCGCGCCCGCGGCTGGACGCGGGCACCGACCCGTACCCCACTGCCGACGGCCTGCCGCGGCTCAGCGAGACCGGCCGGGTCTTCGTCAAGCTGACCCCGCCCGCCGTCCTGCGCGCCCAGCGCGAGGCCGGGTCGGCAGAACCGCTGTTCCGCGCCCTGGTCGGCGAATTCGGCGCGGCACACGTGCTGTGGGGCTCCAACTTCCCCGCCTCCGCCGGCTCGCTGAGCGAACTGGCCGCGCTCGTCCGGGCCGCGCTGCCGGAGCTCGGCGACGCCGAGCTGGCCCTGATCACCGGGGGCACCGCGGCCCGGCTGTACGGCCTGCCCGCCACGGGAGGACGGTGA
- a CDS encoding ABC transporter substrate-binding protein has product MLRLGVLAVLIALLGTACSEPPPVPDARNLGELYRAAKAEGQVIWFAPKPEAQMRPAIRAFEKKYPGITVKYTNKKAPDLVTQLNVEQAAGRVSFDVSNAGGLTVLPSLDMAAPVDWSAYQVPGDQIFDGNFVYVWAVPKVWAYNTDALPAGAAPRDWDGLLSPRWNGGKLTVESRGSFMTVWAQDRALGTDAGLRFASRLGQLHPHYTDNTTQAHTNVISGQTPVGTDLINLVLADRAKGAPIAVAPVGPTNANKAYLFVPDGSPHPAAGRLLTAFLASPEGQSALVGSYNSIIPDDTDCSQAGRNPVVAALCQAGVGWFSETDIRQYQQFADFFPQVEHALGTDVN; this is encoded by the coding sequence ATGCTCCGCCTCGGCGTCCTCGCGGTCCTGATCGCGCTGCTCGGCACCGCGTGCAGTGAGCCGCCGCCGGTACCCGACGCCCGCAACCTCGGCGAGCTCTACCGGGCCGCGAAGGCGGAGGGCCAGGTCATCTGGTTCGCGCCGAAACCCGAGGCGCAGATGCGCCCGGCCATCCGGGCGTTCGAGAAGAAGTATCCCGGGATCACCGTCAAGTACACCAACAAGAAGGCCCCGGACCTGGTCACCCAGCTCAACGTGGAGCAGGCCGCGGGCCGCGTGAGCTTCGACGTCTCCAACGCGGGCGGCCTCACCGTACTGCCCTCGCTGGACATGGCCGCGCCGGTGGACTGGTCGGCCTACCAGGTGCCCGGCGACCAGATCTTCGACGGCAACTTCGTCTACGTCTGGGCCGTGCCCAAGGTGTGGGCCTACAACACCGACGCCCTGCCCGCCGGCGCCGCCCCGCGCGACTGGGACGGCCTGCTCTCCCCGCGGTGGAACGGCGGCAAGCTCACCGTCGAATCACGCGGATCGTTCATGACGGTGTGGGCCCAGGACCGGGCACTGGGCACGGACGCAGGGCTGCGGTTCGCTTCCCGTCTCGGGCAACTGCATCCGCACTACACCGACAACACCACCCAGGCGCACACCAACGTGATCTCCGGGCAGACCCCGGTCGGCACCGACCTGATCAACCTCGTGCTGGCCGACCGCGCCAAGGGCGCCCCGATCGCGGTGGCCCCGGTCGGGCCGACCAACGCGAACAAGGCCTACCTGTTCGTGCCCGACGGTTCGCCGCATCCGGCCGCGGGACGGCTGCTCACCGCGTTCCTCGCCTCACCGGAGGGGCAGTCGGCGCTGGTCGGCAGCTACAACTCGATCATCCCGGACGACACCGACTGCTCGCAGGCCGGCCGCAACCCGGTCGTGGCCGCCCTCTGCCAGGCCGGTGTCGGGTGGTTCAGCGAGACCGACATCCGGCAGTACCAGCAGTTCGCAGACTTCTTCCCCCAGGTCGAGCACGCTTTGGGCACCGACGTGAACTGA